The stretch of DNA CTGGAGGTCAAAAGCACCCGTCTGGAGATCAATGAGGTCAGCAAGGACAAAGGGGCAATTGGTGCGGTAAGCGAGGGATTCTTCAAGCAGAATCCTGGTGATGCAAAGGTAATCCAAACCGATTCGATTCAGCGACCGCTGGCCTTGATCACCATCGGTGACCCGGCCCCGGAGGTTCAGAAAATTATTGATTTCTTCATGGGAGACGGCAAGAAATTTTTTGAGTAGGGAAAACTACAAAAACTAAGCTATTTTTAACACAAAGGACACGAAGACCGCGAAGTGCCTTTACACTGAATAGTAACGTTTTTTTGTTCATTTGATCAACAATCTACTGCGTGGAAGGTTATGGCAAAGAAAATTTCACTACAGGTCAAAATCCTTAGCGGGTTTTTATTCTGCACCATCATCAGTATTATTGTCGGTGCAGTCGGCTGGCACAGCACTTCCACCATCTCATTGAAGCTCCATAAGCTTGGTTCAATCCAAGTTCCGGCAAATACCCATTTGTCGGAACTTGCAGCAAAGCAGGCCAAAGCGGCCATTGCAGTGCAGATTATTTTGAACCCTGAACGAACTGCCAAAGATCGTATCGTCCAATACAAGGTCATCGAAGACTCTCTTGCAGAGGCCAAAAAACATATTGGCGAGTTTGCCGCACTATCCGTCACCCCAACTGTCAAACAGGAGTGGGAGAAATTCATGAATGCCTGGCAGGAATGGGTCACTGACATTAATACTGTGCTTGACCTCAGCAAAAAAAACGACGCGTTGGGCATTGATTATCCGCAAACCCTGGCGATGAACGCCGAGCGTTATTTTGGCACCTATAAGGCCTGGACAGCCGATGTAAGCAAGTCGGTCCTTGAGGGAAGTAAAATTGACACCGTTTCCACAGAGGTGGCAAGCCTTGAATTCGGAAAATGGCTCACTGAGCTGGAATTAACCAACCCTGATTTAATTGGGGCAAGAGACAAAATCCTGGCAGACCTCGGAAACGTGCTCTCCGCAGTCGAGAATATCGCCGAGTTCTTTGAAATTGAAGAGCCGGAGCTTGCCAAGGATGTCTATATTGCCGAAGTTATACCCAGCATTGACAGCATACAGTTTGTTGTCAATGGCTTTATGGCGCCGATTACTGCCTCCCTTGCCTCCTATAATCAACTACATCGTTTTGACATTGACCATATTTCTGCCTCCACGCACAGTACAAACCAACTGATGGAAGCGATGCGTGTCCTGGTCCATGATGATGTCGGCAAGGCTCTGACCAGTGGAGAAAAAAGCAGCCAAACCGCCAAGATTACCGTTATGACGATAGTCTTGGCTGGCACAGTCCTGTCTATATTGCTTGGCTGGTTTCTCAGCAGGAACATCACCAAGCCCATATTGCGTTATACTGAAAATCTAACATTCGCCTCGCTTGCGATTGACGGCGTTGTTGATTTTTTTACCGAGGCCGGTCAGAAACTGGCGGAAGACGCCTCAACCCAGGCCTCTGGTCTGGAAGAGACCTCCGCCACGGTTGAAGAGATCTCCTCGATGAGTCGGCAGAATGCCGCCAATGCCGGGAAGGCCGCCGAAACAATGAGGGAAACTAACGCCCAGTTGAAACTGACCAGTCAGTATATGCACGACCTAACCGGCTCCATGCAGGGAATTTCAGAGGCCAGTTCACATACGGCTAAGATCGTCAAGACCATTGACGAGATTGCCTTTCAAACCAATCTGCTCGCCTTAAATGCCGCAGTTGAGGCGGCCAGGGCTGGAGAGGCCGGCGCCGGCTTTGCCGTTGTTGCCGACGAGGTCCGAAACCTCGCCATGCGAGCGGCAGAGGCGGCCAAGAACACAGCACAACTCATAGAGGGTACGGTTTCTCAGGTTGAATCCGGTAGAGCCATGGTCTCCAAGACGTCGGATGCTTTTGATAAGGTGTCCAAAGGGATTGCGGATTCAGGCATTATTTTAGATGAGATTAACAACGCCTCCAATGAACAGGCCAAAGGAGTTTCGCAAATAAACACCTCCATCGCCGAGATTGAAGCAATTACTATGGATAGTGCCGCTAATGCCGATAAATATTTCAGGACATCGCTCGAAATGCAGTCCCATGCGGAGAAACTCGCCGAAATCGTGGCAGACCTTAAAAGCATGGTTGGCGGCAATGAGACGGCCCTCCAGACAGCCTCGGCTCAGAATAAGAGAGTCCTGGTGGCACCAACAATGTTGAATGACACCCCTGTTAATTGCTGGGAATTTAAGCAATGCGGTCGTGAACAAGGCGGCAAAAATGCCGCCGTACTTGGTGTGTGCCCCGCCTACCCGGATCAAGGGAAGAATTGCGCTGCGATTGCAGGGACACTTTGCGGCGGCAAGGTGCAGGGTTCCCATGCCCAGAAACTGGCCAATTGCCAGAAATGTGAGTTCTATCTGAGCCATAATTATCAGGGTTCGTAAATTCCGTAGGCAACAACCGATTGAGGCATACAAAACCATGAGCTAAACCTGCCACTCTTGAGCAAGGATGCGGGGCATCAGTTGTTGCAGAATTCGAAACGATGCACCCCAGAGTTTGAGAGTACCGACTCTGTAAAAGGCTATGCGCCGAGGGCAGGGCCAAGCATCGTAACGCACCATCTCTTCTCCGTACATCGAAGGATCGGCTAGAGCCTCCAGATCGATATCAAGAACATCAGCCACCTCACGTTCGTCAACAACCCATTTTTGCGGGACTATAACCCCCAGAAATGGATAGATTCGAAAGCCAGTTGCCTTGGTTTCCACCGGAGGAAGTTCCGCGAGAACAGCAACCCGCTCAGCATGAAGACCGATCTCTTCCCGGGTCTCCCTCAAGGCAGTTAAAAGCATGATCTGGTCGTCTGGCTCATGTTTACCGCCCGGAAAAGCAAGTTGGCCGCCATGAATTCCACC from Desulfobulbaceae bacterium encodes:
- a CDS encoding CoA pyrophosphatase; translation: MISVDTPLIDSAVLVPIYRDSGGKLRLVLIRRSSGGIHGGQLAFPGGKHEPDDQIMLLTALRETREEIGLHAERVAVLAELPPVETKATGFRIYPFLGVIVPQKWVVDEREVADVLDIDLEALADPSMYGEEMVRYDAWPCPRRIAFYRVGTLKLWGASFRILQQLMPRILAQEWQV
- a CDS encoding MCP four helix bundle domain-containing protein, giving the protein MAKKISLQVKILSGFLFCTIISIIVGAVGWHSTSTISLKLHKLGSIQVPANTHLSELAAKQAKAAIAVQIILNPERTAKDRIVQYKVIEDSLAEAKKHIGEFAALSVTPTVKQEWEKFMNAWQEWVTDINTVLDLSKKNDALGIDYPQTLAMNAERYFGTYKAWTADVSKSVLEGSKIDTVSTEVASLEFGKWLTELELTNPDLIGARDKILADLGNVLSAVENIAEFFEIEEPELAKDVYIAEVIPSIDSIQFVVNGFMAPITASLASYNQLHRFDIDHISASTHSTNQLMEAMRVLVHDDVGKALTSGEKSSQTAKITVMTIVLAGTVLSILLGWFLSRNITKPILRYTENLTFASLAIDGVVDFFTEAGQKLAEDASTQASGLEETSATVEEISSMSRQNAANAGKAAETMRETNAQLKLTSQYMHDLTGSMQGISEASSHTAKIVKTIDEIAFQTNLLALNAAVEAARAGEAGAGFAVVADEVRNLAMRAAEAAKNTAQLIEGTVSQVESGRAMVSKTSDAFDKVSKGIADSGIILDEINNASNEQAKGVSQINTSIAEIEAITMDSAANADKYFRTSLEMQSHAEKLAEIVADLKSMVGGNETALQTASAQNKRVLVAPTMLNDTPVNCWEFKQCGREQGGKNAAVLGVCPAYPDQGKNCAAIAGTLCGGKVQGSHAQKLANCQKCEFYLSHNYQGS